CGAGTATCACCTCACCGGCTACAGCCTCGGCGCCCTGAATGCCGCATTCGTCAGCCAGCTGGACGAAACCCGCCGCAGCTTCAACTTCAAGCGCGTGCTGCTGCTGAATCCGCCGGTCAACCTCTACACTTCGGTCAGCAACTTGGACAAGCTGGTGCAAACCCGCGTCGAAGGCATCGACGATCACACCACCTTCTACGAAGTGATTCTGGAAAAGCTCACGCGCTATTACCGTCAGAAGGGCTATATCGACCTCGACGAGGCCGTGCTCTACGACTTTCAGCAATCGAACCTGAAACTCAGCGACGAGCAGATGGCGATGCTCATCGGCTCGGTGTTCCGCTTCTCTGCCGCGGATATCACCTTCACCTCCGACCTGATCAACCGTCGCGGCCTGATCACGCCGCCCGAGTATCCGATCAACGAAGGCACCCGTCTGGAGCCGTTCTTCAAGCGCGCACTGCTGTGCAGCTTCGACTGCTACATCACCGAGCAGGTGATTCCGATGTGGCGCGCCCAGTACGACGGCGGCAGCCTGACCCAGCTGATCCAGCAGGTCAGCCTGTACGCGCTGGAGGATTACCTGCGTCAGAGTCCGAAGATCGCCATCATGCACAACGCCGACGACCTGATCCTCGGCGAGGGTGACCTCGGCTTCCTGCGCCGGACCTTCGGCGATCGCCTGACCCTTTATCCGCGAGGCGGCCACTGCGGCAACCTCAACTACCGCGTAAACACTCAACACATGCTGGAGTTCTTCCGTGGCTAAAGGAATGCTGCTGCCGCTGCTTCTGGCCAGTGGTCTGGCCTTCGCCGACACCCCGAAGGTGGATGAAGACGGTTTCACCCATCCGCTGCGCAACCTGGAGTTCAATCCCGGTCTTGACCAGCGCGAGTTCGAGCGCGCCACCTTCCAGGCACTGGACGTCTACGATCCGTTCGAGTCGGTCAACCGGCGCATCTACCACTTCAACTACCGGCTCGACCAGTGGGTGATGCTGCCGGTGGTGCGCGGCTATCGCTACGTCACACCGCGACCGGTGCGCACCGGCGTGAGTAATTTCTTCAGCAACCTCGGCGAAGTGCCGACGCTGTTCAACAGCCTGGCTCAGCTCAAGGGCCAGCGCGCGGCGAATGCCACCGCACGTTTCCTGTTCAACAGCATCCTGGGTGTGGGCGGCCTCTGGGACCCGGCAACACGCATGGGGCTGCCGCGTCAGAGCGAAGATTTCGGCCAGACCCTCGGCTACTGGGGTGTTCCCCAAGGGCCGTACCTGATTCTTCCGGCGCTGGGCCCGTCCAACCTGCGCGACACCACGGGCCGCGTGGCCGACTTCGCCGTCGAGCGGCAAGTGGAGTTTCTGCAGTATTCCGAAACCACCGGCGGCGAGCTAAGCCTGACGGCGCTGCGGGCCGTCAATGCGCGGCATGTCACCAGCTTCCGCTACGGCCAGCTCAATTCGCCGTTCGAGTACGAGAAGGTACGTTACGTCTACAGCCGGGCGCGTGATCTGTTGGTGAAGGAATAATCCACCCTATCGATTGTTCATAGCGACATTACGCACCCATTGATCGAAGCTGCGCACCTATTCTTGGCGAATCAAATCCGAGAGAGGCATTCGATCATGTCCCAGCGTGAAATCCTTTCCATCAGCAGCGGCCGCGCTACGTCCGATGGCGCCGGGGTCAGCCTGACCCGCGTCTTCGGCGGCGCAGCCCCGGAGCGCTTCGATCCGTTTCTGATGCTCGACGAGTTCGGCTCCCA
This DNA window, taken from Pseudomonas sp. FeN3W, encodes the following:
- a CDS encoding serine/threonine protein kinase; translation: MQLLLRLTALLALVVAPVHAADLTVEEYGFPLSNPFEATIAGTPIELRAAVPTDDDIDQSDYTLRLRPEREFTLPDNFWPVKQLRYRLARQSGPAPLIFIISGTGARYSAGKTEALKRLFYGAGYHVVQLSSPTSYDFMSAASRYATPGISSDDAKDLYRVMQAVRAQQHKLPVTEYHLTGYSLGALNAAFVSQLDETRRSFNFKRVLLLNPPVNLYTSVSNLDKLVQTRVEGIDDHTTFYEVILEKLTRYYRQKGYIDLDEAVLYDFQQSNLKLSDEQMAMLIGSVFRFSAADITFTSDLINRRGLITPPEYPINEGTRLEPFFKRALLCSFDCYITEQVIPMWRAQYDGGSLTQLIQQVSLYALEDYLRQSPKIAIMHNADDLILGEGDLGFLRRTFGDRLTLYPRGGHCGNLNYRVNTQHMLEFFRG
- a CDS encoding VacJ family lipoprotein, whose translation is MLLPLLLASGLAFADTPKVDEDGFTHPLRNLEFNPGLDQREFERATFQALDVYDPFESVNRRIYHFNYRLDQWVMLPVVRGYRYVTPRPVRTGVSNFFSNLGEVPTLFNSLAQLKGQRAANATARFLFNSILGVGGLWDPATRMGLPRQSEDFGQTLGYWGVPQGPYLILPALGPSNLRDTTGRVADFAVERQVEFLQYSETTGGELSLTALRAVNARHVTSFRYGQLNSPFEYEKVRYVYSRARDLLVKE